A stretch of Halichondria panicea chromosome 1, odHalPani1.1, whole genome shotgun sequence DNA encodes these proteins:
- the LOC135349363 gene encoding uncharacterized protein LOC135349363 isoform X2 yields the protein MKKTFHNRRQYILKSTESVVQKVTKFPALKMTAVTEQELELILSKQNMYSSFVAEWTGKWMPAVIGYCEKLKRKDIKDLLPKGDDDDEERSVIKMLFQLLCVQRKKKEGDLGDFFNEYEMSADPELVASKQGKNAPWIGQFCAEDGVVTFFVFVEQSVFCTVTTLSKAIFIWFSLFYVFNLEYSKAVHDLCIFFQEFVFGLPHSVSGKTSTYLSITTDIQALASC from the exons atgaagaaaacatttcacAATCGCAGGCAATACATTTTGAAGAGCACAGAGTCAGTGGTACAGAAGGTTACCAAATTTCCAGCTCTAAAGATGACAGCAGTG ACTGAACAAGAACTAGAGCTCATATTGTCAAAGCAAAATATGTATTCTTCGTTTGTTGCGGAGTGGACAGGAAAATGGATGCCAGCCGTAATTGGCTACTGTGAAAAACTCAAACGAAAGGATATAAAAGACTTGCTGCCAAAAG GTGACGATGACGATGAGGAAAGATCTGTGATTAAAATGTTATTTCAACTTCTCTGTGTGCAACGAAAAAAGAAAGAGGGGGACCTGGGTGATTTTTTCAATGAATATGAG ATGTCTGCAGATCCTGAGCTAGTGGCTTCCAAACAAGGAAAGAATGCTCCCTGGATTGGTCAATTTTGTGCCGAAGATGGTGTTGTCACCTTTTTCGTTTTCGTGGAACAATCTGTGTTTTGCACTGTGACAACCCTATCAAAAGCGATCTTCATATGGTTTTCTCTGTTCTATGTTTTTAATTTAGAATATAGCAAAGCAGTGCATGACCTCTGTATCTTTTTTCAAGAGTTTGTGTTTGGCCTTCCTCATAGCGTTTCAGGAAAAACTTCTACCTATTTATCCATCACTACTGATATTCAAGCTTTAGCTTCATGTTAA
- the LOC135349363 gene encoding uncharacterized protein LOC135349363 isoform X1 → MFDSCKGSCHIFFLLTLASSRARCYIYSLMDVKNVSATGLSSWLEEKGVQDSYCEVFEDNEIDGEAFLELTENDIKELVKPLGVVKKLVRLQIGVQLPVSTDLIVSSAVDSSSRVNDSTPQRTQSSVPRRSQSSTPKVSGISTNNFAIPQKWKPTIMAAIKEKSLNPEVRNEIVRDLVTHVYAYLEQPTMVFIGEVAKQLVEKHPFMADSGAAPFGSWRKKMMDRVYNVEKGRKRIASPSDETPPTKRGRPKKVSILASRYPAVSPMDEGNTDSEKALANEMENEHPIEETLCYLL, encoded by the exons ATGTTTGACAGCTGCAAGGGCAGCTGCCACATTTTCTTTCTTTTAACTTTAGCTAGCTCGAGAGCTagatgctatatatatagcctaaTGGATGTGAAAAATGTGTCTGCTACTGGTCTTTCATCATGGTTGGAGGAAAAGGGAGTGCAAGATTCATATTGTGAAGTGTTTGAAG ATAATGAAATTGATGGAGAGGCTTTTCTAGAGCTGACAGAGAATGACATTAAGGAGTTGGTTAAGCCACTAGGTGTTGTAAAGAAGCTGGTGAGGCTACAGATAGGCGTACAACTACCTGTCTCTACC GATTTGATTGTCTCATCCGCAGTGGATAGCAGTAGTCGAGTAAATGATTCTACACCCCAGAGGACTCAATCTAGTGTGCCTAGACGTTCTCAATCATCTACCCCAAAAGTGTCTGGTATCTCTACAAACAATTTTGCTATTCCTCAGAAGTGGAAACCAACCATCATGGCTgctattaaagaaaaatcccTTAATCCCGAAGTTCGAAATGAAATCGTAAGAGATCTGGTGACGCATGTATACGCATACCTGGAACAACCAACGATGGTGTTTATTGGAGAGGTCGCCAAACAGCTAGTCGAAAAACACCCATTTATGGCTGACTCTGGAGCAGCACCATTT GGATCTTGGCGGAAAAAAATGATGGATAGAGTCTATAATGTTGAAAAAGGCCGTAAACGCATAGCCTCTCCATCTGACGAAACTCCTCCAACAAAGCGTGGTCGCCCTAAAAAGGTTTCTATTCTAGCATCACGTTACCCGGCTGTGTCACCTATGGACGAAGGAAATACTGACAGTGAAAAAGCACTTGCCAATGAGATGGAGAATGAACATCCTATAGAAGAGACATTGTGTTACCTCTtatga
- the LOC135349529 gene encoding zinc finger and SCAN domain-containing protein 29-like, with protein sequence MATWSDLEVRALLAIWSDSRIQEELDGAVRNKSVYEKIAKKLQKQGHTRDWKQCRSKVKNLKTSYKEIKDHNNKTGNGRKQCKFYKELDSILGHRPASTPITLLDSGNSVTEAALDTDSDPDPDPEEANDGSQIQPDSPGHSGQKTPENETTEPPKKRAKKESKSEKMMEKTVNLFLKYHKDSEEKNDKREEERWTKEMELDEKRRKADQEHEYRMMQLVMQQRDPPPQNYPSSYNFVNDTTF encoded by the exons ATGGCTACATGGAGTGACCTTGAAGTCAGGGCTCTACTTGCTATTTGGAGTGACAGCAGGATTCAGGAGGAGCTAGATGGTGCTGTGCGTAACAAATCAGTGTATGAAaaaattgcaaaaaaattGCAAAAACAAGGACACAccagggattggaaacagtgCCGTTCTAAAGTTAAAAACCTTAAAACAAGCTACAAAGAAATCAAAGATCACAATAACAAAACTGGCAATGGAAGGAAACAGTGCAAATTTTACAAAGAGTTGGACAGCATTCTTGGGCATAGGCCAGCTTCTACACCCATCACTCTCTTAGATTCAGGAAACTCGGTCACTGAAGCCGCCCTAGACACTGACTCCGACCCTGACCCTGACCCTGAAGAAGCAAACG ATGGAAGTCAGATTCAGCCAGATTCACCAGGGCACTCCGGCCAAAAAACTCCTGAGAATGAAACAA CTGAGCCACCCAAAAAAAGGGCAAAAAAAGAAAGCAAGTCGGAGAAGATGATGGAAAAAACAGTGAACTTATTTCTTAAATATCATAAGGACTCGGAAGAGAAGAATGATAAAAGAGAAGAAGAAAGGTGGACAAAAGAAATGGAATTGGATGAGAAACGAAGAAAGGCAGACCAGGAGCATGAATACAGAATGATGCAATTAGTCATGCAGCAGCGAGACCCACCACCACAAAACTACCCGTCATCGTACAACTTTGTCAACGACACTACATTTTAG
- the LOC135349518 gene encoding uncharacterized protein LOC135349518 produces MNRGTYWSDNEMKALIAIWGASDLQQQLDGAVRNKVIYEKIAQEMKKKEYERDWTQCRIKIKNLKTNYKKVKDSNNKTGERRKTCKFYDELDRILGHRPASAPSFLVDTSSEMEERVDEIVEDTDDGSQIQPQFPVESAGAVANTEGEASTSEKEKTDECAPPKTKNPRKNKTEKAMERQTETFLSYQREAEERFEKREEERWDKERKLEDVRRKEEQAHQLQMMQMLGQMIQQPRQYFPPPSQSFNQDSNY; encoded by the exons atGAACAGAGGCACATACTGGAGTGACAATGAAATGAAGGCACTAATAGCTATCTGGGGAGCTAGTGACTTGCAGCAGCAACTGGACGGAGCTGTAAGAAATAAAGTAATTTACGAAAAAATAGCACAAGAAATGAAGAAAAAGGAATATGAAAGAGACTGGACGCAATGTAGGATAAAAATTAAAAACTTAAAAACAAACTACAAAAAAGTAAAGGATAGCAATAACAAGACTGGGGAAAGGAGGAAAACATGTAAGTTTTATGACGAGCTGGATAGGATTCTGGGGCACCGACCAGCCTCCGCTCCATCTTTCCTCGTTGACACAAGCTCTGAGATGGAGGAAAGGGTGGATGAGATTGTGGAGGATACAGacg ATGGCAGTCAAATTCAGCCACAGTTTCCAGTGGAGAGTGCCGGTGCTGTGGCCAATACTGAAGGAGAGGCCAGTACCTCTGAAAAGGAGAAAACAGATGAAT gtgctcCCCCTAAAACAAAAAACCCCAGAAAAAACAAGACAGAAAAGGCTATGGAGAGGCAGACGGAGACATTCTTAAGCTACCAGAGAGAAGCAGAGGAAAGATTTGAAAAAAGAGAGGAAGAAAGATGGGATAAAGAGAGAAAATTAGAAGACGTGAGAAGAAAGGAGGAACAGGCACACCAACTACAGATGATGCAAATGCTTGGACAGATGATACAGCAGCCAAGACAGTACTTCCCGCCACCATCACAATCATTTAACCAAGACTCGAATTACTAA
- the LOC135349178 gene encoding uncharacterized protein LOC135349178: MTMSLATARMSSTPRTIWTRERSSQWWERVVMETFTHQDWMHNFRMSRETFLFVCQELKSIEKRNTSMRKAIPLQKRVSIALWFLSTNSDFRTISHLFGVSKGSVCLITKDVCMCIVDHLLPKYIRMPCGDALKQVVAGFKEKLGFPQCVGAIDGTHIPIISPQECPADYYNRKGWHSIILQGLVDHNGLFMDIYVGWPGRVHDARVFSNSSLFRKGQEGSLVPTLTEMIEQCEIPLVILGDPAYPLLKWLMKAYPDTGRLTLEQKTFNYRLSKARMVVEHAYVIVIDWLTSNYGL; this comes from the coding sequence ATGACAATGTCTTTAGCAACAGCCAGAATGTCCTCAACACCAAGAACTATCTGGACAAGAGAAAGAAGTTCTCAGTGGTGGGAGCGGGTTGTAATGGAAACGTTTACCCATCAAGACTGGATGCACAATTTCCGAATGAGCCGAGAGACGTTTTTATTCGTCTGCCAGGAATTAAAATctattgaaaaaagaaatacCTCGATGAGGAAAGCCATTCCACTCCAAAAAAGGGTTTCTATCGCTCTATGGTTTCTCTCCACCAATTCTGATTTTAGAACGATTAGCCATTTGTTTGGTGTCTCTAAAGGATCGGTTTGCCTCATAACCAaagatgtgtgtatgtgcattgtTGACCatctacttcctaagtatatCCGTATGCCTTGTGGTGATGCATTGAAGCAAGTGGTGGCTGGGTTTAAAGAGAAATTGGGGTTTCCACAGTGCGTTGGAGCAATTGACGGTACACATATACCTATAATCTCACCACAAGAGTGCCCAGCCGACTATTACAACAGAAAAGGTTGGCATTCTATCATTCTCCAAGGATTGGTCGATCACAATGGTCTTTTCATGGACATTTACGTTGGCTGGCCAGGACGAGTCCACGATGCAAGAGTTTTCTCCAATTCCTCACTGTTCAGAAAAGGTCAAGAAGGATCATTGGTACCCACTTTGACGGAGATGATAGAGCAGTGTGAAATTCCACTCGTGATTCTAGGTGATCCGGCATATCCACTTTTAAAGTGGCTCATGAAGGCCTATCCCGACACAGGACGTCTCACCCTTGAACAGAAGACTTTCAACTATCGCCTTAGTAAAGCTCGAATGGTTGTTGAGCATGcgtatgttatagttattgactggttgactagtaattatggcttataa